One Sediminispirochaeta bajacaliforniensis DSM 16054 genomic window, AATACCAGGGGCGCCGCTATGAAAAACGCTTTGAGGCTGTGGCAAAGGAAAACTCAGACAGCTTCATCGAATTCGTCAATCAGGAAGATCTCGGTACGAAGTATCTTAAACGAAGCGGTCGCCTCTATGTCTATTCTCCCGATAGCGAACAGGTTATGCTGATTTCCGGTCATCTGCTGAAGGAGTCGATGATGGGCTCGGATCTTTCCTATGAGGATACCATCGAAAATAATAAGATGTCCGACCGTTACAATCCGAGCCTCATCGGGAGTGATACCATCGACGGACATCCCGCCTGGGTGCTCGACTTAGCTGCCAAAAAAGAGAGTGAGAGCTATCCTCGGCGAAAGTTTTGGGTCGACAAAGAAAACGGTGATCTTCTTCATGCCGAATTTTACGCCTTGTCGGGTGCGAAGCTGAAGGAGTATTCCCTGATTCGTGCGGATGTCATTCATGACCGTCGATTCCCTGTTGAGTTTGAGATGCGGGATTTGCTACGTAAGAATAGTCGGACCCTTTTCATTATGCACGATGTGGTCCTGGATGCTCCGGTGAACGATTCGGTTTTCAGTATGCGGAATCTTGAAAGATGAAACGGTGGCAAGGTTCTTTAGGGGCCGTGGCTTGCCGTCGGGGCCGCCTGTTTGGGCATGGTCTTATTATCGCCACGCTTTTCATGGTCGTTGCTATGCCGATTATTGCAGAACCTGTTTTTTCCGGTATTCTGACTACAACCCTTGATACGGTAGCAGGAGCAGGAAAGGCCTCTGATTTTAGCTATGGCTCAGAGCAGTACGCCAATGTACGCATGCGCTCTTCTTTAGGCGACCGGGCGGTTGTGCAAGCTGCGGTAAACCTTATCGCAGCAACGGGAAGCGGGGCCGAGACGCTGCTCTATTCGAACGACCAGGCGGAGAGCTCGACAGATGATGAAAACTATGTGGCAAAGCTGGAGTTGGAACGGCTCTACGCACAGATTCGGGGAGAGGTGACCGATATCGAGTTGGGGCTTATGCGGGTTGCCTTTGGCTACGGTCAGGCCTTTCGTCCGACAGATTTTCTCAATCCTCCAAATCCTCTCTTGCCTGATGCAAGGCCAAGGGGGTCCCTTGGCGGGACCCTTGCTTTTTATCCATCTGACCTTACGAAGATCCTGTTTTTTTCCGCCGGAGGCGTTGATCCTCTGGAAACAGCTGGAGATGGGCTCCTTTTCGGTGCCTCCGGGGAAAACCACTGGTCTAACGTTAGTGTTCAGCTGCTCTACTCATTTCAGGCCCCTGATGAGGATTACTGGATGGGATTCCATCGGAGCGGCGTGTCTCTGAAGCTCGATACGGCTGTGGGGATTGTTCTCGATGCCCTCTATGGTTTTGATCCCGCTGATCCGGAGGGGTGGAGTGGACTTGAGGCTGCCTTGGGCTTGGATGCCTCTTTCTTTGACGGTGATCTCTACACTATTGTTCAGTACCTTTTTAATGGTCCCGGATACCTGGGACACTCGCAATCTATACGTGAGTTGGATACGGCGGAACTCAACGCAGAGGAGCTTTCCGACTACAACAGGAGGAATTACCTCTACGCTCAGGGAATCTATAGCCTTGATGACTATACACGTATCAATTTTTCCCTTCTCTTTACTCCCGACGATTTTTCTTGTTCACCAGCGATGGGTTTTGAATATGAACCTTTTCAGGGGTGCACACTGGCGATGACCGGACGCCTTTCCCTGGATGGTGAGTTCCTTTCTTCAGGAGAGCGGGGCGAGCTCGGGCCTATATTTGCCGGAACCTACGGCTCTGTTCATACCACTTTTACCCTTCGCTTTTAGGGACCGGCCATCTGTGAACACGAACGATGTATTTCCATT contains:
- a CDS encoding outer membrane lipoprotein-sorting protein, which produces MQKYNSCGRSEIVPVVLLCAAVFSFFFLSPAVVEGEPSAAELLAQVDDNEVYDTITYTGEMIIEYQGRRYEKRFEAVAKENSDSFIEFVNQEDLGTKYLKRSGRLYVYSPDSEQVMLISGHLLKESMMGSDLSYEDTIENNKMSDRYNPSLIGSDTIDGHPAWVLDLAAKKESESYPRRKFWVDKENGDLLHAEFYALSGAKLKEYSLIRADVIHDRRFPVEFEMRDLLRKNSRTLFIMHDVVLDAPVNDSVFSMRNLER